GCAGAATGAAAGAATGGATGATGGAGAAAATGAATGTGACGGAGCATGAGGTGGAGGTATTTGTGATAGAAAACTCAAAaccagaggaggaggaatggagagaatatgtgttaggggaggaggaggaggaggaggagggatggaggatagaggagaggggagagggcaggATGGAAGGGATGTGGGTGAAAAAAGGGAGACGGAAAAAGCTCCCGGGGCCACAGTGGTGGAGATGGGAGCAAGAGAGGAAGAAAACAGAGGAAGATGAGTGGAAGATGATTGCAGAGAGGGCGAGGGAGGAAGAGCAGGAGAGACAGAAAGGTCAGACtgtggaggaagaagagaagaagcGAAAGAAGAAGAGGGTGGCAGGGTTCCGTTGCCCACAGTGCAGCAACACCTTCCAGTCCCGAAGTGAGTTAATGGAGCACAAGACCGGCTGCTGCAATGATGCAAAATACACCTGCCCAGTGCCACTCTGCCCCAAACACTACACAACTAAGAGGTCCCTGAGGACTCACATCCGCTTCCACCGTGTAAAAGatgacaagaagaagaagaaggcctTGGAGACTATCCAGAAAGCCCAGGGAGCCCAGGAGCAGAAGATGAAGGCCTATGATGCTTACCTGAAAGCCCAGAAAGCCCAGGAAGCACGGGAGCAGCAGAAAAAGGCTTATGATGCTTACCTGACAGCCCAGGTGCAGCAGAATCAATACCAACCCAGCCATAAGAAGAAATTCTTCTGCCCACTCTGTAACATATACCACAGAAACCAAACTAGCCTGGACAAGCACTCTCGTTGCCATACCAGTGTTCACAAGTTGACGTTCCGCTGCTCCTTCTGCTCCCTGGAGATCCTGCGAAAGTACACGACGAAAAAGCACTATGACTTGGAACACCCGGGCAGGGTCCCACACTGTGAGGAGTGTGGAAAAACCTTTAACTCGATCGACAGCTTCCTAAAACATCAGGTTAGACACTTGTCCGTGACACCCTACTACTGTTATGAGTGTCGCATCTACCAGCTGACCCAGAGGGGCCTCACTGCCCACCTGAGAAACCACTCTCTCAGACGCAACCAGGAGCAGCTAGACCAGCAGTCTGGGAAACTCAAAAAAACTGATAAAACAATGAATCATAGTACAGCCCCTCTACACAACAACCCTGCCTCTCTACAAGATAACCATGCCCATCTACAAGACATCAAAGAAGAAGAACTtataaccatagaaatagaatctcaATCTGTGCTTTAACCCCCTTTTGTCCCATAACCATACCCCTCCCTCTGACATgaaaaactgacctgggaacttTATCAGTGACTATTTCTGTACAGGAGAACACTGAGACTGGGATCAAATCCTCTAAATAGATCTAGTACTTGGTTTTTACAGGAGATGAACTGTTTTATCGATACAGACCGAATAGGAGAAATTACAGTAGtagcagaatcaacaacctctgcatcatcaaaacagttgctttgtgagaaggtgttaaagttcacagttagccattATGTAAATGCCAgctgaaaagtaccagtggcctGGCTTTGGCCCCAGGTGGGAGCAGGCCCGCCGGAGCCAGCCCAGTGAGACACGGGTACCAGCTCACGTAGATGGAAACTGAAAAGACTGAGCCATATGTACAGTATTTGTTTGTCACTGCTACCTTGAAGGCCAGGTGTCTTTAAAATGTTGTAAGCCCTTTATAAGCCCCATAATATCCTATATGATGTGCATTTAGCCTTCTATCCATAATCTGTCATTCATATAGAGAGAATTCAGTTTAATCTTTTGTATTCTATACATTTAGATCTATAGAGTTGTCTTACACAACATTACCTGTAAGTATCTTTATGTAAAATGTGATAGTCACACATTTATAAAATGTAATTTAGTGCTTCTGAGTTAATGTTGGTGTTGAGATTATAGAGTATATTATTAGACCATTCCTGATCCTTTGAGGTTTAATCCATTTTTCCTTCTGGTTCTGCACTTTTCTCTTTATCTGCACTTGTTTATTTCCTACAGTACTCCAGGGTGAGTAGTACAGCACTATGGGTAGGTTTAGTGGGTGCAACATAGCCATAGAAATGTTTTGTATAGAACAAATACTTTGTTAAACATATGGGATGTCTGTCATGTAGGATAGGGTATAGTGTCAACTCCtattacatttctatctgcaacactCTGAATGTTTCACCTCACTGAATACACCCCATGTATACAGTAGGAACTCTCTGGTCCAATAGGAAGCCAAGTGAACTTTCTCTGGCCAATAGAGATGAACCCGAATGACACTGTAGCCCTGCCCAACAAGGAGCCCTTTGATGTCGACTGGTTCCATTACTGAATGTCTGATGCTTTGTTCTCTACACTATTGACATGCTCTCTGAATAAAAAGCCTTTCTATAGTATTTACTGGTCAGTGAAAAACACAGTCGTGTACTGAAGGCCTGTTTTATTATGTTCAATACAAAGTCCTACTGTGACTCCACTGAGATACAAAACCAGAGAGAGGAGACGGTAGCAGCAGGATGGATGGAAGGACACTGTATCTCCACAGGGACAGAGGAAAGAGACTGGGACACAAAAtgctggtttcccagacatagATTGTGCCTAGTCTTGGACAGATTCTCCATTGAAATTGCTTTAAAGTCCAGGACAAGGTGCAATCTGTGTCAAGGAAACCGTCCCAAAGAGAGAAGCAATGCATCTCATCTACTCTCAAAACAACATACAAACTGCTCAAACACACAACCTTACAGCTAAGCACTTAACAGTCAATCAGAAACTGAAAGACTGTGTGTGTTACAACACATCCagaagagcagagggagagaaatcGAATAGGTAGAAGTTCACTACTGATCCAGAATCAGATCATTAGTTCAATAATACCGCTACAAGTCATTGATAGCTACAGTTTTCTTCATTCTATTAGACAGACAGCACTTTTTAAAGGGATTGACAAGAAGTCAGCATGTGCCAGCGGGCCCAGACAGTAACATACTGGATTACTTCCACAACTGTCATATCATtccagacagtaacatactgGATTATGTCCCCAACTGTCATATCATTCCAGACAGCAGGTTAAATTCATCAGAAAATATCATGTCCGTTCTATCCACATATTTCTACATCCAAGGGCCTCTCCCACCCCCACCTGTGTGCTTACATGACTTAGTTAATGGATTTCTAAAATGCATTGTATTTCATCTCCTAGAACCCTGAGGTGCTGTACTAGTACAGTATTGACAGTTCAGTGCCAGACTCAGTCTCTTCACAGCTTCATCCATTCAAATGCTCCTTGGGACCAGGAAATACAGTGTCCTCTGGGATTATTGGGAAATCAAACCATGAccatgaggttaaagtgcagactgtcaccttattttgagggtattttcatccctatcgggtgaactgtttagaaattacagtaCTTTTGGTAcatagtacccccccccccccacacacacacattttaggggaccaaaagtattgggacaaattcacttgtgtcTATTAAAGCAGtcaaagtgtagtatttggtcccatattcctagcacgcaatgactacatcaagcttgtgactctacacatttgttggatacatttgttgtttgttttggttgtgtttcagattattttgtgcccaatagaaattaatggtaaagaATGTATTGGGTCATTTtgaagtcacttttattgtaaataagaatagaacatgcatgctaacctcccctgttattgtaatggtgatgcaagcatgtcttgtgggtatgatatttgtgcatctgtgactttctcactcatcattactcACGATatattcaggattatccgtaatcatggtagcatccacattaatgtagaagtgtttagaaacattctattctattcttatttacaataaaagtgacacaCTACATTCTTTAACATTattttctattgggcacaaaataatctgaaacacaaccaaaacaaaaggcgtgctatgaatatgggaccaaatacttaacttttgacTACTTAAAAAATACacacaagtgaatttgtctcAATAGAAAAAGGctataatttctaaacggttcacctggATAAGGATGAAGATGCtctcaaatgaaagctgacagtcttccctttaacctcagtcattgttTGATTTTAAATCCAAACTTACTGAGTATAGAGCCAATAGAAGacaaaataataattacagagggcACTGTATAAGGCAGCAACATGCACACTGGGCAAGCCACAGACTCGTTGCCCAGCTAACCACCGCTTAACACTGGTCCAGGATAACGTTTACCTTAGTGTCTGTAGAGCTGAGTTGGTGTGGACAGGGTAGGCGGTACCCAGACTGGCCTAACCAAAGCCATGATTGGACCTCATTCCCGTCACTCTGATTGGATGTTGTGGCTGACTGGGAGGAGCTTGTCTCAATATAGAGGGCAGGGTCAGTGGAAGTCCCATTTGCTCTCCCTCTGATGACATCACTAGTTTTGTCCCTGTAATGACTCGGTCACTAAAGAGGCTACTTAAGGTTTACACACAGAGCTACAGTTATACAGTTCATCATAAATCGGGTCTTAAATGCATATGCAGGTATCTGTCAAATGTTCCCAgaagtacatacatacatacatctaTATACAGCACATTCATGTTCCTGACACGTGTCTCTTGAGTATCTAGAGGCAACGCTGATTGTACAAAGCAAAGACTGGAGAGACGATACAATGTTAGTGGTCACCACCAGCTGTGGTCCAACAGAGCTACAGGCTGTAGTTCTATCTCTCTGGCACCAGGGGTGGAAACCACTGGGTTAGTTCCTAACAGAGAAGGGTCAGGGGGGTCCCAGGTGCATCAGAGTTCTGTCCAGGTCACCTGAGGGACCAGGTCTGCCCGTCTGTCTGAACAGACCTCCAGCAAGGTTATAAGTCCGAGGTGAAAGGTTAAAGGTCAGAGGGCAGTGGATGTGAGTTTCTTCATCCCCCTCCGTTGGGCCAGAGTGGAACATCCCACAGGGTCCAGGACAGGTGGAACGTTCCTGTTGAGGGCAGAGTAGGTTGCTGCCATGGCGCCCtgcataaatcaaatcaaactttatttgaagTCATTAAAATATTGCAACACACATCACTGTATATGAAAAAGACAAAATATAGTGGGACAGAGTGTGTTACCTTGACCAGGTGtggagcatcctgtctggtgagTGTGAATTTGGGCAGCTGGTCGCGTTGTGTGACCCAGGGATGACGCAACACCTGGCCAGCCGTCAAACGCTGGTGGGGGTCCACGTGTAACATCTTAGACACCAGCTCctacaggtcagaggtcaaaaaCATATTACAACATTATTATTCCCCATTGAATATCGTGTTTGAATGTTGGTAACATTCCCTTGGCttcggtgtgtgtgtaccttggcCTCGGCTGAGACAGAATTCCAGTATCCTCCGGTCAGAGAGAACTTCCCGCTACCGATCCGAGCCAGGATCTCCTCTGGAGTGTCCTCTAGACCATTGGCAAATGGAGTGAACCTGGA
This Salvelinus namaycush isolate Seneca chromosome 33, SaNama_1.0, whole genome shotgun sequence DNA region includes the following protein-coding sequences:
- the LOC120027592 gene encoding zinc finger protein 777-like isoform X1, with product MEIHRCIVRGCANKSDAIIHYSLPAEPQRRQQWLQFINESNSGENIPVVSRLCGDHFTEECFTKLDLGFTTRLILNLDAVPTIYFTEKTSAYRQHTVSTESAKGTGVLEVKKTGIKEEPVDREVDSQVNRSNNSLGSIKKLFSSIKEENVGEDASIAGSYDQIRVVKIGDSHTGERKKEGGEYGMEYSHSHQDEGEERGCDAMVTEIHREERMKGKGRMKEWMMEKMNVTEHEVEVFVIENSKPEEEEWREYVLGEEEEEEEGWRIEERGEGRMEGMWVKKGRRKKLPGPQWWRWEQERKKTEEDEWKMIAERAREEEQERQKGQTVEEEEKKRKKKRVAGFRCPQCSNTFQSRSELMEHKTGCCNDAKYTCPVPLCPKHYTTKRSLRTHIRFHRVKDDKKKKKALETIQKAQGAQEQKMKAYDAYLKAQKAQEAREQQKKAYDAYLTAQVQQNQYQPSHKKKFFCPLCNIYHRNQTSLDKHSRCHTSVHKLTFRCSFCSLEILRKYTTKKHYDLEHPGRVPHCEECGKTFNSIDSFLKHQVRHLSVTPYYCYECRIYQLTQRGLTAHLRNHSLRRNQEQLDQQSGKLKKTDKTMNHSTAPLHNNPASLQDNHAHLQDIKEEELITIEIESQSVL
- the LOC120027592 gene encoding zinc finger protein 25-like isoform X2, with the translated sequence MEYSHSHQDEGEERGCDAMVTEIHREERMKGKGRMKEWMMEKMNVTEHEVEVFVIENSKPEEEEWREYVLGEEEEEEEGWRIEERGEGRMEGMWVKKGRRKKLPGPQWWRWEQERKKTEEDEWKMIAERAREEEQERQKGQTVEEEEKKRKKKRVAGFRCPQCSNTFQSRSELMEHKTGCCNDAKYTCPVPLCPKHYTTKRSLRTHIRFHRVKDDKKKKKALETIQKAQGAQEQKMKAYDAYLKAQKAQEAREQQKKAYDAYLTAQVQQNQYQPSHKKKFFCPLCNIYHRNQTSLDKHSRCHTSVHKLTFRCSFCSLEILRKYTTKKHYDLEHPGRVPHCEECGKTFNSIDSFLKHQVRHLSVTPYYCYECRIYQLTQRGLTAHLRNHSLRRNQEQLDQQSGKLKKTDKTMNHSTAPLHNNPASLQDNHAHLQDIKEEELITIEIESQSVL